One window of the Staphylococcus equorum genome contains the following:
- the pbuX gene encoding xanthine permease PbuX has protein sequence MKTFFLSLQHLLAMYAGAILVPIIVGTSLDFSPEEIAFLVTVDIFMCGVATFLQVWKGTGTGLPIVLGCTFTAVAPMILIGQTKGIGDLYGSLFLSGILVVVIAPFFSHLVKLFPPVVTGSVVTIIGINLMPVAMNYLAGGEDAKDYGDATNIMLGAATLIIILIVQRFTSGFLKSIAILIGLVAGTILASIFGIVDVKQVGTAHWFALPQPFRFSTFSFDLGATLVFFIVALVSLIESTGVYHALSEITGKKLERKDFRKGYTAEGIAIILGSIFNAFPYTAYSQNVGLVSLSGAKKNNVIYGMVILLIICGCIPKLGALANMIPLPVLGGAMIAMFGMVMAYGVSILGNINFKNQNNLLVIAVSVGLGTGISAVPQAFEALGEQFAWLTQNGIVLGAISAIILNFFFNGIKSQQNTEVMK, from the coding sequence ATGAAGACCTTTTTCTTAAGTTTACAACATTTATTAGCAATGTATGCAGGAGCCATCTTAGTTCCTATTATTGTTGGAACAAGTTTAGACTTCTCTCCAGAAGAGATTGCATTCTTAGTTACAGTAGATATTTTTATGTGTGGTGTGGCTACATTTTTACAAGTTTGGAAAGGTACTGGTACAGGATTACCTATTGTATTGGGGTGTACATTCACTGCAGTTGCACCAATGATTTTGATTGGTCAGACAAAAGGTATTGGTGACTTATATGGTTCACTATTTTTATCAGGTATCCTAGTTGTTGTTATTGCACCATTCTTTTCGCATTTAGTGAAGTTATTCCCACCTGTTGTAACAGGTAGTGTAGTTACGATAATAGGGATTAACCTTATGCCAGTTGCAATGAATTATTTAGCTGGTGGAGAAGACGCAAAAGATTATGGTGATGCTACGAATATTATGCTTGGTGCAGCGACGTTAATTATTATTTTGATCGTTCAACGATTTACATCAGGTTTTCTAAAATCTATTGCTATTTTAATAGGATTGGTTGCAGGGACGATTTTAGCTTCGATATTTGGTATTGTAGATGTGAAGCAAGTTGGAACAGCGCATTGGTTTGCGTTACCGCAGCCATTTAGGTTTTCAACTTTCAGCTTTGACTTAGGTGCGACGCTTGTATTTTTCATCGTTGCATTAGTCAGCTTGATAGAATCAACAGGTGTGTATCATGCATTAAGTGAGATTACAGGTAAGAAACTAGAACGTAAAGATTTCCGTAAAGGCTATACTGCAGAAGGCATTGCGATTATATTAGGGTCAATTTTTAACGCCTTCCCATATACAGCATATTCGCAAAATGTTGGGTTAGTATCGTTATCAGGTGCTAAAAAGAACAATGTGATATATGGCATGGTGATATTATTGATCATTTGCGGATGTATTCCTAAATTAGGTGCATTGGCGAATATGATCCCACTTCCAGTATTAGGTGGTGCCATGATAGCTATGTTTGGCATGGTTATGGCATATGGTGTTAGTATATTAGGTAATATTAATTTTAAGAATCAAAACAATTTGTTAGTAATTGCTGTATCAGTTGGGCTAGGAACGGGTATAAGTGCAGTACCTCAAGCATTTGAAGCATTGGGTGAGCAGTTTGCATGGTTAACTCAAAATGGTATTGTACTTGGCGCGATTTCAGCAATTATTTTGAATTTCTTTTTTAATGGAATAAAGAGTCAACAAAATACGGAAGTTATGAAATAA
- a CDS encoding L-cystine transporter, translating into MLLTILNIVIFVAFLIGLYVMAKRHVSFPKRVFSALGVGIIYGIFIHLIYGVDSTITKQTTDWFSIVGDGYIALLQMIVMPLIFISIVSAFTKIQIGEKFAKIGIYIFMFLIGTVAIAAIVGIVSALIFGLDASSIDLGSAESSRGNELASQAKGMTANTLPQQILELLPSNPFLDFTGQRTTSTIAVVIFAAFIGFAFLRVMRKQPESGNILKRGIDALYNLVMAIVTFVLRLTPYGILAIMTSTIATSDFGAIWTLGKFVLASYAALIVMYIIHLIIVTGLGLNPVTFVKKTGEVLLFAFTSRSSAGSLPLNVQTQKNRLGVPDGIANFSASFGLSIGQNGCAGIYPAMLAVMVAPAAGVEVNLQFILAVIGVVIISSFGVAGVGGGATFASIIVLSTLNLPVALAGVLISVEPLIDMGRTALNVNDSLLAGTGTAKLTDNLDKDAYNAEEYGEITG; encoded by the coding sequence ATGTTATTAACAATTCTTAACATCGTCATTTTTGTGGCCTTCCTCATCGGATTATATGTAATGGCTAAACGACACGTGTCATTTCCAAAACGTGTTTTTAGTGCTTTAGGCGTAGGTATCATTTATGGTATTTTCATTCATCTAATTTATGGTGTGGATTCTACGATTACTAAACAAACAACAGATTGGTTTAGTATTGTCGGTGATGGCTATATCGCATTATTACAAATGATAGTAATGCCCTTAATCTTTATTTCAATCGTTTCAGCTTTCACTAAAATTCAAATTGGAGAAAAATTTGCTAAAATCGGCATTTATATTTTCATGTTCTTAATCGGTACAGTAGCTATCGCAGCTATTGTCGGTATTGTATCTGCCCTAATTTTTGGTTTAGATGCTTCTTCTATCGATTTAGGAAGTGCTGAAAGCTCAAGAGGTAATGAACTTGCAAGTCAGGCTAAAGGCATGACTGCCAATACATTGCCACAGCAAATCTTAGAGTTACTACCAAGTAATCCATTCTTAGATTTCACAGGTCAACGTACAACTTCTACTATTGCAGTTGTTATATTTGCTGCATTTATTGGTTTTGCATTTTTACGTGTAATGCGCAAACAACCTGAAAGCGGAAATATCTTAAAACGTGGTATCGATGCATTGTACAACCTAGTAATGGCCATTGTAACGTTCGTATTACGCTTAACACCTTATGGTATTTTAGCAATTATGACATCAACGATTGCAACAAGTGACTTTGGTGCTATATGGACATTAGGTAAATTTGTGCTCGCATCTTATGCAGCACTTATCGTAATGTATATCATTCACTTAATTATTGTTACAGGATTAGGTTTAAACCCTGTTACTTTCGTTAAGAAAACAGGTGAAGTACTACTATTTGCCTTTACGTCTCGTTCAAGTGCAGGCTCATTACCACTTAACGTACAAACTCAAAAAAATCGTTTAGGTGTACCAGATGGCATCGCTAATTTCTCTGCCTCATTTGGTTTATCTATCGGACAGAATGGTTGTGCGGGTATTTATCCAGCTATGCTAGCTGTCATGGTAGCACCTGCTGCCGGTGTGGAAGTTAACTTACAATTTATATTGGCAGTTATCGGTGTTGTCATTATTAGTTCATTTGGTGTAGCTGGTGTTGGTGGCGGCGCAACGTTTGCTTCAATCATCGTATTGTCTACACTGAACTTACCTGTTGCACTTGCTGGTGTGTTAATTTCTGTAGAGCCATTAATTGATATGGGTCGTACTGCATTGAACGTCAATGACTCTTTACTTG
- the xpt gene encoding xanthine phosphoribosyltransferase, translated as MDLLKQKVEADGVVIDEKILKVDGFLNHQIDARLMYDVGQTFYEQFKDEGITKILTIEASGIAPAIMAAMHFDVPCLFAKKAVPSTLKKDVYQADIHSFTKNTTSTVIVSNEFLGEHDRVLIIDDFLANGDASLGLNEIVEKAHATTVGVGIVVEKSFQPGRERLEQAGLTVSSLCKVASLSGNKVTFLGDEA; from the coding sequence GTGGATTTGTTGAAACAGAAAGTAGAAGCAGATGGTGTCGTTATTGATGAGAAGATTTTGAAAGTGGACGGATTTTTAAATCATCAAATCGATGCAAGGTTAATGTACGATGTAGGACAAACGTTTTATGAGCAGTTTAAGGACGAAGGTATTACTAAGATATTAACAATAGAGGCTTCAGGTATTGCACCAGCTATCATGGCTGCAATGCACTTTGATGTACCGTGTCTATTTGCGAAAAAAGCAGTGCCGAGTACATTAAAGAAAGATGTATATCAAGCAGATATCCATTCATTCACAAAAAACACGACAAGTACGGTCATTGTTTCAAATGAGTTTTTAGGTGAGCATGATCGCGTATTAATTATAGATGACTTTTTAGCGAACGGCGATGCATCACTTGGTTTAAACGAAATTGTAGAAAAAGCGCACGCGACTACGGTCGGTGTTGGCATTGTAGTAGAGAAAAGCTTCCAACCCGGTAGAGAGCGATTAGAACAAGCGGGTCTTACGGTTTCATCACTATGTAAAGTTGCTTCTTTAAGTGGAAACAAAGTAACGTTTCTAGGGGACGAAGCATGA
- the guaB gene encoding IMP dehydrogenase, with protein MWENKFEKESLTFDDVLLLPAESDVLPKEVDLSVQLSEGIKLNIPVISAGMDTVTESKMAISMARQGGLGVIHKNMNIEDQADEVQKVKRSENGVISNPFFLTPEESVFEAEALMGKYRISGVPIVNSKEDRQFVGIITNRDLRFIEDFSIKISDVMTKDGLVTAPVGTTLDEAEKLLQKHKIEKLPLVKEGRLEGLITIKDIEKVLEFPYSAKDAHGRLLVGAAIGIAKDTDIRAKKLVEAGVDALVIDTAHGHSKGVLDQVAHIKEQFPQVTLIAGNVATTAGTKALYDAGADVVKVGIGPGSICTTRVVAGVGVPQITAIYDCATEARRQGKSIIADGGIKFSGDIIKALAAGGHAVMLGSLLAGTEESPGATEVFQGRQYKVYRGMGSLGAMESGSNDRYFQEDKTPKKFVPEGIEGRIAYKGSLQDTIYQLMGGVRSGMGYTGSRNLEALREEAQFTRMGPAGLAESHPHDVQITKESPNYSF; from the coding sequence ATGTGGGAAAATAAGTTTGAAAAAGAATCTTTAACTTTTGACGATGTGTTGTTGTTACCAGCAGAATCAGATGTTTTACCGAAAGAAGTAGATTTAAGTGTTCAATTATCAGAAGGCATTAAATTGAATATTCCTGTGATTTCAGCGGGTATGGACACAGTAACTGAATCGAAAATGGCGATTTCAATGGCGAGACAAGGCGGACTTGGCGTAATTCATAAAAACATGAACATTGAAGATCAAGCAGACGAAGTTCAAAAAGTAAAACGCTCTGAAAATGGTGTTATTTCAAATCCATTTTTCTTAACACCTGAAGAAAGTGTTTTTGAAGCGGAAGCATTGATGGGTAAATATCGTATCTCAGGCGTACCAATTGTTAATAGTAAAGAAGATAGACAATTTGTAGGTATTATTACAAACCGTGATTTACGTTTTATTGAAGATTTTTCAATTAAAATTTCTGATGTGATGACTAAAGATGGACTAGTTACAGCACCTGTTGGCACAACATTAGATGAAGCTGAAAAATTATTACAAAAACATAAAATCGAAAAACTACCTCTAGTAAAAGAAGGACGTTTAGAAGGTTTAATCACAATTAAAGATATTGAAAAAGTACTTGAATTCCCATATTCAGCTAAAGATGCACACGGTAGATTATTAGTTGGTGCGGCAATTGGTATCGCTAAAGACACAGACATCCGTGCTAAAAAATTAGTTGAAGCTGGCGTAGATGCGTTAGTAATCGACACAGCACATGGCCATTCTAAAGGCGTGTTAGACCAAGTTGCGCATATTAAAGAGCAATTCCCACAAGTAACATTAATCGCTGGTAATGTAGCTACTACTGCAGGTACAAAAGCGTTATATGATGCAGGTGCAGATGTAGTTAAAGTAGGTATTGGTCCAGGTTCAATTTGTACAACACGTGTTGTAGCAGGTGTTGGTGTACCTCAAATTACAGCTATCTATGATTGTGCTACAGAAGCACGTAGACAAGGCAAATCAATTATTGCTGATGGCGGTATTAAATTCTCTGGTGACATCATCAAAGCATTAGCTGCTGGTGGACATGCGGTAATGTTAGGAAGCTTACTCGCTGGTACTGAAGAAAGTCCTGGCGCAACAGAAGTATTCCAAGGTAGACAATATAAAGTATACAGAGGTATGGGTTCATTAGGTGCTATGGAAAGTGGTTCCAATGACCGTTATTTCCAAGAGGACAAAACACCTAAGAAATTCGTTCCAGAAGGTATTGAAGGCCGTATTGCTTATAAAGGTTCATTACAAGATACAATTTATCAACTTATGGGCGGCGTAAGATCTGGTATGGGTTATACTGGTTCAAGAAACTTAGAAGCACTAAGAGAAGAAGCACAGTTTACACGTATGGGGCCTGCTGGACTAGCAGAAAGTCACCCACATGATGTTCAAATTACAAAAGAATCACCAAATTATTCATTCTAA
- a CDS encoding general stress protein encodes MTDFTIVQNEEELLQKVKEKVSEGYDESELSVLSRTKLHIDELHNSEVSLIATSGSFSDKIAKIMTGEDGEEVVLSHYDITDDEKEHYKKEILNDKYIIVAARDTSSHEEVEKTNAAYESESVVGHHYAEESNGPKS; translated from the coding sequence ATGACAGATTTTACAATTGTACAAAATGAAGAAGAATTATTACAAAAAGTTAAAGAAAAAGTTTCTGAAGGATATGATGAATCAGAGTTATCCGTTTTATCTAGAACAAAACTCCATATTGATGAATTACATAATTCCGAAGTGAGTTTAATAGCAACAAGCGGATCATTTAGTGATAAAATCGCTAAGATTATGACTGGTGAAGACGGTGAAGAAGTTGTCTTATCTCACTACGATATTACAGATGATGAAAAAGAACATTATAAAAAGGAAATACTGAACGATAAATACATTATCGTAGCTGCGAGAGATACTTCTTCACATGAAGAAGTAGAAAAAACAAATGCTGCTTATGAAAGTGAATCAGTTGTAGGGCATCATTATGCCGAAGAATCAAATGGGCCAAAATCGTAG